The proteins below are encoded in one region of Apium graveolens cultivar Ventura chromosome 4, ASM990537v1, whole genome shotgun sequence:
- the LOC141718836 gene encoding lysM domain receptor-like kinase 4, translating into MDFYFKIINVLSTVLLLSFSSLIEAQQPYIRKSTDCAVSDNSTTNLGYIYNGITPTCQAYLTFRSQPPLYNSISTISDLLSVDASQLAQLNSVSEDETFVQDKIVLVPVNCSRSTSGQYYQASISYVIRPNDGFFDIATKTLKGLSTCQAIQAQNSVSSNDLDVGMRIGVPLRCGCPTQNQSDAGFKYLLTYLVTVGETVDRISNTIGVETSRILEANGLLPEETIYFYTTLLIPLQNPPTSSQVTEPNTSPPPPPPSSPPTPPGEGSSKAWIYVVAGVVGGLVLLLIVGAIVFCVFFRVSKKQFDPVIVSDSYEAREKSTDKKQDVEYSDFFDSVSSIAESLKVYKFEELQSATQNFSPSCWIKGSVYRGTFNGDLAAIKKINGDVSKEISILNKINHFNLIRLSGVCFNNGDWYLVYEYAVNGPLTEWIINNNNQKLLTWTQRIQIALDVATGLNYLHSYAFPPYVHKDIKSDTILLDGDYRAKIFNFDLARSADGEGGQFVLTRHIVGTKGHMAPEYLENGMISTKLDVYSFGILMLEMLTGKEVASLYELETDLSDVLEPILNEENGKENLSNFIDTSLQRNYPADIAIFMVRLIINCIKTDPSGRPNMNEIVQSLLRISKTSFAWERSISISE; encoded by the coding sequence ATGGATTTTTATTTCAAGATCATCAATGTTCTGTCTACTGTTCTATTACTGTCTTTCTCTTCATTAATCGAGGCACAACAACCTTACATTCGAAAATCCACAGATTGTGCCGTCTCCGATAACTCAACCACAAACCTTGGTTACATTTACAATGGTATCACTCCAACTTGCCAAGCTTATCTCACTTTCAGGTCTCAACCTCCACTTTACAACTCTATTTCCACTATCTCGGATTTATTATCCGTTGATGCATCTCAGCTTGCTCAGCTGAATTCAGTTTCAGAGGATGAAACCTTTGTACAAGACAAGATAGTTCTTGTTCCTGTAAACTGTTCTCGCTCTACCTCAGGTCAGTACTATCAAGCCAGCATTTCATATGTTATCCGACCAAATGATGGTTTTTTCGATATTGCTACCAAAACTTTAAAAGGGCTCTCAACATGTCAAGCTATCCAGGCTCAAAATAGTGTGAGTTCTAATGACTTGGATGTTGGTATGAGAATTGGCGTTCCTTTGCGGTGTGGTTGTCCAACTCAGAATCAGAGTGATGCTGGTTTCAAGTATTTGCTTACTTATTTGGTTACTGTTGGcgaaactgtagatagaataagTAACACAATTGGGGTGGAAACTAGTAGGATTCTTGAAGCTAATGGGCTATTACCAGAAGAGACTATATATTTTTATACTACCCTTTTAATTCCTTTACAAAACCCACCTACAAGTTCTCAAGTTACAGAACCAAATACATCACCACCACCGCCTCCTCCAAGTTCACCGCCTACTCCACCAGGTGAAGGCTCAAGCAAAGCATGGATATATGTTGTAGCTGGAGTTGTTGGAGGCCTTGTTTTGTTATTGATCGTTGGAGCCATTGTTTTCTGTGTATTTTTCCGCGTAAGTAAGAAGCAATTTGATCCTGTAATCGTCTCTGATAGTTATGAGGCACGTGAGAAATCTACAGATAAAAAGCAGGATGTTGAATATTCTGATTTCTTTGACAGTGTGTCTAGTATAGCAGAATCTCTAAAAGTGTATAAATTTGAAGAACTTCAGTCTGCAACTCAGAATTTTAGTCCTAGTTGTTGGATTAAGGGTTCAGTTTATCGCGGTACATTCAATGGGGATCTAGCTGCAATCAAGAAAATAAATGGAGATGTATCAAAGGAAATCAGTATATTGAACAAGATTAACCACTTTAATCTTATTCGGCTTTCCGGTGTTTGTTTCAACAATGGAGATTGGTACCTTGTTTACGAGTACGCTGTCAATGGTCCTTTGACCGAATGGATTATTAACAACAACAATCAGAAGCTCTTGACTTGGACACAGAGAATTCAGATTGCGTTGGATGTAGCCACAGGGTTGAACTATCTTCATAGCTATGCTTTTCCTCCATATGTTCACAAGGATATTAAGAGTGACACGATTCTACTTGATGGTGATTATCGagcaaaaatatttaattttgatCTAGCAAGATCAGCTGATGGGGAAGGAGGTCAATTCGTCTTGACAAGGCATATAGTTGGAACAAAAGGTCACATGGCTCCTGAGTACTTGGAGAATGGTATGATATCAACAAAGCTTGATGTCTATTCATTCGGGATTCTAATGTTAGAAATGCTTACTGGGAAAGAAGTTGCTTCATTATATGAACTAGAAACGGACTTATCGGATGTCCTAGAACCTATTTTAAATGAGGAAAATGGCAAGGAGAATCTAAGCAATTTCATCGATACCTCTCTCCAGAGGAACTATCCAGCTGATATTGCCATTTTTATGGTGAGACTGATTATTAATTGCATCAAGACTGA